In the Streptomyces formicae genome, one interval contains:
- a CDS encoding helix-turn-helix domain-containing protein, which yields MTTAASLKGNARGSARGNTSAVGPLLRGWRERRRVSQLELALRADSSARHISFVETGRSRPSEEFLLRLAEHLDVPMRERNSLLLSAGYAPRFRETPLDDPSMGALRESLDRLLTGYEPYPALVVDATYDVIAANRGLAALLDGLPEHLLAAQPLNAMRLTLHPEGLAPRIRNLREWRGHLLHQMERQIALQRSDALRAVYDEVAAYPVADPGVDAFDADTDVPYFALPLRVEHEGQVLSFISSISTFNTPMDVTVAELAIETLLPADPATSKYLQSMMS from the coding sequence ATGACAACCGCCGCGTCCCTCAAGGGGAATGCCCGGGGCAGCGCCCGGGGGAACACGTCCGCAGTGGGCCCCCTGCTGCGCGGCTGGCGCGAGCGCCGCCGCGTCAGCCAGCTGGAACTGGCCCTGCGCGCCGATTCGTCGGCACGGCACATCAGCTTCGTGGAGACCGGCAGGTCGCGGCCGAGCGAGGAGTTCCTGCTCCGGCTCGCCGAGCACCTCGACGTACCGATGCGCGAGCGCAACTCCCTGCTCCTGTCCGCCGGTTACGCGCCGCGCTTCCGCGAGACCCCGCTGGACGACCCGTCGATGGGCGCGCTGCGCGAGAGCCTCGACCGGCTCCTGACCGGCTACGAGCCGTATCCGGCGCTGGTCGTCGACGCGACGTACGACGTGATCGCGGCGAACCGCGGTCTCGCCGCGCTGCTCGACGGCCTGCCCGAGCACCTCCTCGCGGCGCAGCCGCTGAACGCGATGCGGCTCACCCTCCACCCGGAGGGCCTCGCCCCGCGGATCCGCAATCTGCGGGAGTGGCGCGGGCACCTGCTGCACCAGATGGAGCGGCAGATCGCGCTGCAGCGCTCCGACGCGCTGCGTGCCGTGTACGACGAGGTGGCCGCCTATCCGGTGGCGGACCCGGGGGTCGACGCCTTCGACGCCGACACGGACGTGCCGTACTTCGCGCTGCCCCTGCGCGTCGAGCACGAGGGCCAGGTCCTCTCCTTCATCTCGTCCATCTCGACGTTCAACACCCCGATGGACGTGACGGTCGCCGAGCTGGCCATCGAGACACTGCTCCCGGCCGACCCGGCGACGTCGAAGTACCTCCAGTCGATGATGTCCTAG
- a CDS encoding 4a-hydroxytetrahydrobiopterin dehydratase: MTPEPLSQKEIEDRLAELPGWSLDGDRIGRSYRLGSHFAATALVVHIAQTQEELGHHSDLTLGYNTVALSVHTHSANGALTDLDFELARRVEALAPGHGAE, from the coding sequence ATGACCCCCGAACCGCTTTCGCAGAAGGAGATCGAGGACCGGCTCGCCGAGCTGCCGGGCTGGTCGCTGGACGGCGACAGGATCGGCCGCTCGTACCGGCTCGGCTCGCACTTCGCGGCGACCGCCCTGGTCGTCCACATCGCGCAGACCCAGGAAGAGCTCGGTCACCATTCCGACCTGACGCTCGGGTACAACACCGTCGCGCTGTCCGTGCACACGCACAGCGCGAACGGCGCGCTCACCGACCTCGACTTCGAACTCGCCCGCAGGGTCGAGGCGTTGGCGCCCGGCCACGGCGCGGAATGA
- a CDS encoding class I SAM-dependent methyltransferase yields the protein MLDYSKEADRYDASRGGEPRAAAAADAVVGLLPPDTATLLDVACGTGLVTRRLAARPGLRVTGVDAAYRMARMAAGRVPGSVVLGDSRSLPFPDGTFDAVSTVWLLHLLSGAEETSAVVAECARVLRPGGTLVTTVDKATSHDVGSDIDAVLAPRPIRPAVDRAEDVEACAAAHGLTPAGHSRFRGHGQGRSPRSTVDDLRRGWFTQIAPEGPLAERFAAGLAELPDQEVPRPDPWFTLLAFRKGGG from the coding sequence ATGCTCGACTACAGCAAAGAGGCCGACCGCTACGACGCGTCGCGCGGCGGCGAGCCCCGCGCGGCGGCCGCGGCGGACGCCGTCGTCGGCCTGCTGCCCCCGGACACCGCCACCCTCCTGGACGTGGCCTGCGGCACCGGCCTCGTCACGCGGCGCCTCGCCGCGCGGCCGGGCCTTCGGGTGACCGGGGTCGACGCGGCGTACCGGATGGCCCGGATGGCGGCGGGCCGGGTGCCGGGCTCCGTGGTGCTCGGCGACAGCCGCAGCCTCCCCTTCCCCGACGGCACGTTCGACGCCGTCAGCACGGTGTGGCTGCTGCACCTGCTGTCCGGCGCCGAGGAGACGTCGGCCGTCGTCGCCGAGTGCGCGCGGGTGCTGCGGCCCGGCGGGACCCTCGTCACCACTGTCGACAAGGCCACGTCGCACGACGTGGGCAGCGACATCGACGCGGTGCTCGCGCCCCGCCCGATACGACCCGCCGTGGACCGCGCCGAAGACGTCGAGGCGTGCGCGGCCGCGCACGGCCTCACGCCCGCGGGTCACTCCCGGTTCCGGGGCCACGGGCAGGGCCGCTCGCCCCGCTCCACGGTGGACGACCTGCGCCGCGGCTGGTTCACCCAGATCGCCCCCGAAGGGCCGCTCGCCGAGCGGTTCGCCGCGGGGCTCGCGGAACTGCCCGACCAGGAAGTGCCGCGCCCCGACCCGTGGTTCACCCTGCTGGCGTTCAGGAAGGGCGGCGGCTGA